The Musa acuminata AAA Group cultivar baxijiao chromosome BXJ2-2, Cavendish_Baxijiao_AAA, whole genome shotgun sequence genome has a segment encoding these proteins:
- the LOC135605030 gene encoding WUSCHEL-related homeobox 3-like, translating into MPQTPSTRWCPTPEQLMILEEMYRSGVRTPNASQIQQITAHLSLYGRIEGKNVFYWFQNHKARERQKLRRRLGRQHQLLHQSEGPSSPTPPLHNQTPPPNLLYQGCLQEVLTQGMNLVGKLEAGEGQEEEPAASDAVYTQPWMTMMDGSAAAAAVPPPCCRPLKTLDLFPTKSTGMKDECSSSKSSSCSTSTN; encoded by the exons ATGCCTCAGACTCCTTCGACGAGGTGGTGTCCAACGCCGGAGCAGCTGATGATACTGGAGGAGATGTACAGGAGCGGGGTGAGAACCCCGAATGCCTCTCAAATACAACAGATCACGGCGCACCTCTCCCTTTATGGCAGGATCGAGGGAAAAAATGTGTTCTACTGGTTCCAAAATCACAAGGCCAGGGAGCGGCAGAAGCTCCGCCGGAGACTTGGCCGGCAACACCAACTGCTCCACCAGTCGGAGGGCCCCTCGTCTCCCACTCCTCCACTTCACAATCAAACCCCACCGCCTAACTTGCTCTaccag GGCTGTCTCCAAGAGGTGCTAACCCAAGGGATGAATCTGGTCGGCAAGCTGGAGGCTGGAGAAGGCCAAGAAGAAGAGCCGGCGGCTAGCGATGCAGTGTACACTCAACCATGGATGACTATGATGGATGgcagcgccgccgccgccgccgttccTCCTCCTTGTTGCAGGCCTCTCAAGACCCTGGATCTCTTCCCCACCAAAAGCACAGGCATGAAAGATGAGTGCAGCTCCTCCAAGTCTTCCTCATGCTCCACGTCCACCAACTAA
- the LOC103975413 gene encoding uncharacterized protein LOC103975413 isoform X1 — protein MDSRGEEAGVNPPDGTRPDIYELFCHYNALYFRDALGACALSWASSSPYPSYAAYCHYYDGGGCEIHLSKPLLKTCTASDLKNVLLHEMIHAFLWIEYNNKDHSDHGPSFQDMMNSINSNSVIDPQRPIGGYNITIDHGFQKDHNDDGVHQWICELCGEVILSTTNRGPSADDCIENVGPDAFCDNPLCHWHSHNKQCSGRYSKCGPPECYGDKTSSRGKQECHENRTEKLPHLAGQTKQRLHKTGQKKDKHNGQKNNLAKYLLPSGDATQSSANTSSSRDDSCKEINFEQLKRNPEMQCTVAAGGRKRRKKCVSKKHVSTRPKRRKLTRCDNKCTVVIEWLGLFEDEEAEDDSEPLVNKRSERRKKQKLLSGIKD, from the exons ATGGATTCAAGGGGAGAGGAGGCCGGCGTGAATCCGCCGGACGGGACACGCCCGGACATCTACGAGCTCTTCTGCCATTACAACGCCCTCTACTTCCGCGACGCCCTCGGCGCCTGTGCCCTCTCCTGGGCCTCCTCCTCGCCTTACCCCAG CTATGCTGCCTACTGTCACTATTATGATGGTGGCGGTTGTGAGATACACCTGTCTAAGCCCTTGTTGAAGACCTGCACTGCTTCTGATCTTAAAAATGTTTTACTACATGAGATGATTCATGCTTTCCTCTGGATTGAGTACAATAACAAGGATCACAG TGACCATGGTCCAAGTTTCCAGGATATGATGAATTCAATAAACTCCAACTCGGTTATAGATCCTCAG AGACCGATAGGAGGATACAACATCACGATCGATCATGGGTTTCAGAAGGACCATAATGATGATGGAGTTCACCAATGGATT TGTGAACTGTGTGGTGAGGTAATCTTGTCAACCACAAATAGAGGACCTTCAGCCGATGACTGCATCGAAAATGTGGGGCCTGATGCATTTTGTGACAACCCATTATGTCACTGGCATAG CCATAACAAGCAGTGCAGTGGTAGATACTCTAAATGTGGGCCACCTGAATGTTACGGTGACAAAACTAGTTCAAGAG GCAAACAAGAGTGTCATGAGAACAGGACTGAAAAATTGCCCCATCTAGCTGGACAGACCAAACAAAGATTACATAAAACAGGACAAAAGAAGGATAAGCACAATGGCCAAAAAAATAATTTAGCCAAGTATTTGCTGCCTTCAGGTGATGCAACTCAAAGTTCAGCGAATACTTCTTCCTCTAGAGATGATTCTTGCAAGGAAATTAATTTTGAACAGTTGAAACGCAACCCAGAAATGCAGTGCACTGTGGCAGCAGGAGGCCGTAAACGAAGAAAAAAATGTGTTTCCAAGAAGCATGTTTCTACTCGCCCAAAAAGAAGAAAGCTGACAAGATGTGACAACAAATGCACAGTTGTAATTGAATGGTTGGGCTTATTCGAAGATGAGGAAGCTGAAGATGACTCAGAACCTCTGGTAAATAAAAGgtcagagaggaggaagaagcaaaAGCTACTGAGTGGTATTAAGGATTGA
- the LOC103975413 gene encoding uncharacterized protein LOC103975413 isoform X3, with product MDSRGEEAGVNPPDGTRPDIYELFCHYNALYFRDALGACALSWASSSPYPSYAAYCHYYDGGGCEIHLSKPLLKTCTASDLKNVLLHEMIHAFLWIEYNNKDHSDHGPSFQDMMNSINSNSVIDPQRPIGGYNITIDHGFQKDHNDDGVHQWICELCGEVILSTTNRGPSADDCIENVGPDAFCDNPLCHWHSHNKQCSGRYSKCGPPECYGDKTSSRGKQECHENRTEKLPHLAGQTKQRLHKTGQKKDKHNGQKNNLAKYLLPSVHCGSRRP from the exons ATGGATTCAAGGGGAGAGGAGGCCGGCGTGAATCCGCCGGACGGGACACGCCCGGACATCTACGAGCTCTTCTGCCATTACAACGCCCTCTACTTCCGCGACGCCCTCGGCGCCTGTGCCCTCTCCTGGGCCTCCTCCTCGCCTTACCCCAG CTATGCTGCCTACTGTCACTATTATGATGGTGGCGGTTGTGAGATACACCTGTCTAAGCCCTTGTTGAAGACCTGCACTGCTTCTGATCTTAAAAATGTTTTACTACATGAGATGATTCATGCTTTCCTCTGGATTGAGTACAATAACAAGGATCACAG TGACCATGGTCCAAGTTTCCAGGATATGATGAATTCAATAAACTCCAACTCGGTTATAGATCCTCAG AGACCGATAGGAGGATACAACATCACGATCGATCATGGGTTTCAGAAGGACCATAATGATGATGGAGTTCACCAATGGATT TGTGAACTGTGTGGTGAGGTAATCTTGTCAACCACAAATAGAGGACCTTCAGCCGATGACTGCATCGAAAATGTGGGGCCTGATGCATTTTGTGACAACCCATTATGTCACTGGCATAG CCATAACAAGCAGTGCAGTGGTAGATACTCTAAATGTGGGCCACCTGAATGTTACGGTGACAAAACTAGTTCAAGAG GCAAACAAGAGTGTCATGAGAACAGGACTGAAAAATTGCCCCATCTAGCTGGACAGACCAAACAAAGATTACATAAAACAGGACAAAAGAAGGATAAGCACAATGGCCAAAAAAATAATTTAGCCAAGTATTTGCTGCCTTCAG TGCACTGTGGCAGCAGGAGGCCGTAA
- the LOC103976235 gene encoding UDP-glycosyltransferase 73C6-like: MSYGNRKPHFVLVPLFAQGHMIPMIDLARLLALQGVAVDVVTTPRNTARFKDMIDRANAAGLLIRFIEFQFPCTEVGLSEGCENVDLLPSGDLAKTFIAGLSILREPLLLHLRQQCSKPSCIISDACCPWTSEVARELRVPRLVFHGPSCFFLLCTHNVSKHNSGGHLANEFEPFLVPGFPHKLEVVRAQCLKFFELPGWEKLFAEVAEAESMADGFVINSFRELEAAYIDGYQKALGRKVWALGPVCLSIKETGDKVTRGNKMNVDENYIRNWLEAKETGSVIYVSFGTMVSHSASHLIEIGLGLEASKRPFIWVIKEKEMWPEVARLLSDGFEERTSSRGLILTGWAPQVLILSHPSVGGFMTHCGWNSTLEAVSVGVPMITWPHFFDQFLNERLVVEVLRVGVALKFNMFIRRIADDAEGLITREDVEKAVTELLDGGAEGEERRKRAKELAEKAKKAMNGGSSCEDLTLMIRHALERAGEASDAQEP; the protein is encoded by the coding sequence ATGAGCTACGGCAACCGGAAACCTCACTTCGTCTTGGTTCCTCTCTTTGCCCAAGGCCACATGATCCCCATGATCGACCTGGCTCGTCTTCTCGCGCTCCAAGGGGTGGCCGTCGACGTCGTGACCACCCCCCGCAACACCGCCCGGTTCAAGGACATGATCGATCGTGCAAACGCGGCTGGCCTGCTGATTCGATTTATCGAGTTCCAGTTCCCCTGTACCGAAGTTGGTTTGTCGGAGGGCTGCGAGAACGTCGACCTCCTCCCGTCTGGGGATCTCGCCAAGACCTTCATTGCGGGGTTGAGCATACTGCGAGAACCATTGTTGCTCCACCTCCGTCAGCAGTGCTCGAAGCCAAGCTGCATCATCTCCGACGCATGTTGTCCGTGGACGAGTGAGGTCGCTCGTGAGCTGCGCGTGCCTCGCTTGGTATTCCACGGGCCCTCCTGCTTCTTCCTCTTGTGCACTCATAACGTGAGCAAGCACAATTCCGGTGGCCATTTAGCTAATGAATTCGAGCCCTTCCTCGTGCCCGGCTTCCCTCACAAGCTGGAGGTCGTGAGAGCCCAATGTTTGAAGTTCTTCGAATTGCCAGGATGGGAGAAACTTTTCGCCGAGGTGGCGGAGGCTGAATCCATGGCCGATGGGTTTGTGATAAACAGCTTTCGCGAACTTGAGGCCGCCTACATCGATGGCTACCAGAAGGCGCTCGGGAGGAAGGTTTGGGCTCTAGGACCAGTCTGCCTCTCCATCAAGGAGACCGGCGACAAGGTCACGAGAGGGAACAAGATGAACGTGGACGAGAACTACATTAGGAACTGGCTGGAAGCCAAGGAGACGGGATCCGTCATCTACGTTAGCTTCGGAACCATGGTGAGCCACAGCGCTTCTCATCTGATCGAGATAGGACTCGGCCTGGAGGCGTCGAAGAGGCCATTCATCTGGGTGATCAAGGAGAAAGAGATGTGGCCCGAGGTGGCGAGATTACTGTCCGACGGATTCGAAGAGAGAACGAGCTCGAGGGGCTTGATACTGACGGGTTGGGCGCCGCAGGTGCTGATCCTGTCACATCCCTCCGTGGGAGGATTCATGacgcactgcgggtggaactcgacGCTGGAGGCGGTGTCGGTGGGAGTGCCGATGATAACATGGCCGCACTTCTTCGATCAGTTCCTCAACGAGAGGCTAGTGGTCGAAGTTCTACGTGTCGGGGTGGCGCTCAAGTTCAACATGTTTATTCGTCGTATTGCCGATGATGCGGAAGGTCTGATCACCCGGGAGGACGTAGAGAAGGCGGTCACGGAGCTGCTTGATGGAGGAGCGGAAGGAGAAGAGAGGCGGAAGAGGGCCAAGGAGCTGGCGGAGAAGGCCAAGAAGGCAATGAATGGAGGTTCGTCGTGCGAAGACTTGACGCTCATGATCCGACATGCTCTGGAGCGTGCAGGCGAGGCTTCGGATGCACAGGAGCCCTAA
- the LOC103975413 gene encoding uncharacterized protein LOC103975413 isoform X2 — protein sequence MDSRGEEAGVNPPDGTRPDIYELFCHYNALYFRDALGACALSWASSSPYPSYAAYCHYYDGGGCEIHLSKPLLKTCTASDLKNVLLHEMIHAFLWIEYNNKDHSDHGPSFQDMMNSINSNSVIDPQRPIGGYNITIDHGFQKDHNDDGVHQWICELCGEVILSTTNRGPSADDCIENVGPDAFCDNPLCHWHSHNKQCSGRYSKCGPPECYGDKTSSRGKQECHENRTEKLPHLAGQTKQRLHKTGQKKDKHNGQKNNLAKYLLPSEMQCTVAAGGRKRRKKCVSKKHVSTRPKRRKLTRCDNKCTVVIEWLGLFEDEEAEDDSEPLVNKRSERRKKQKLLSGIKD from the exons ATGGATTCAAGGGGAGAGGAGGCCGGCGTGAATCCGCCGGACGGGACACGCCCGGACATCTACGAGCTCTTCTGCCATTACAACGCCCTCTACTTCCGCGACGCCCTCGGCGCCTGTGCCCTCTCCTGGGCCTCCTCCTCGCCTTACCCCAG CTATGCTGCCTACTGTCACTATTATGATGGTGGCGGTTGTGAGATACACCTGTCTAAGCCCTTGTTGAAGACCTGCACTGCTTCTGATCTTAAAAATGTTTTACTACATGAGATGATTCATGCTTTCCTCTGGATTGAGTACAATAACAAGGATCACAG TGACCATGGTCCAAGTTTCCAGGATATGATGAATTCAATAAACTCCAACTCGGTTATAGATCCTCAG AGACCGATAGGAGGATACAACATCACGATCGATCATGGGTTTCAGAAGGACCATAATGATGATGGAGTTCACCAATGGATT TGTGAACTGTGTGGTGAGGTAATCTTGTCAACCACAAATAGAGGACCTTCAGCCGATGACTGCATCGAAAATGTGGGGCCTGATGCATTTTGTGACAACCCATTATGTCACTGGCATAG CCATAACAAGCAGTGCAGTGGTAGATACTCTAAATGTGGGCCACCTGAATGTTACGGTGACAAAACTAGTTCAAGAG GCAAACAAGAGTGTCATGAGAACAGGACTGAAAAATTGCCCCATCTAGCTGGACAGACCAAACAAAGATTACATAAAACAGGACAAAAGAAGGATAAGCACAATGGCCAAAAAAATAATTTAGCCAAGTATTTGCTGCCTTCAG AAATGCAGTGCACTGTGGCAGCAGGAGGCCGTAAACGAAGAAAAAAATGTGTTTCCAAGAAGCATGTTTCTACTCGCCCAAAAAGAAGAAAGCTGACAAGATGTGACAACAAATGCACAGTTGTAATTGAATGGTTGGGCTTATTCGAAGATGAGGAAGCTGAAGATGACTCAGAACCTCTGGTAAATAAAAGgtcagagaggaggaagaagcaaaAGCTACTGAGTGGTATTAAGGATTGA
- the LOC103975412 gene encoding eukaryotic translation initiation factor 3 subunit F-like, whose translation MAVIEFFPPPSPIPSATLHPVVRFNICDCYVRRPDQAERVIGTLLGSVSDGVLEIKNSYAVLHNEPADQVALDVDYHNNMYMSHLKVNPKEVTVGWFSTGFGVSGGSALIHDFYVKELKEAVK comes from the exons ATGGCGGTAATAGAGTTCTTCCCGCCGCCGTCGCCGATCCCGTCGGCGACGCTGCACCCCGTTGTCCGCTTCAACATCTGTGACTGCTACGTCCGGCGCCCCGACCAGGCCGAACGCGTAATCGGGACCCTCCTTGGCTCCGTTTCCGACGGCGTCCTTGAGATCAAGAACTCCTACGCCGTCCTCCACAACGAGCCCGCCGACCAG GTTGCATTAGATGTTGATTACCACAATAACATGTACATGTCCCACCTAAAGGTGAATCCCAAGGAAGTTACAGTTGGATG GTTTTCAACTGGCTTTGGTGTTTCTGGTGGGAGTGCATTGATACATGACTTCTATGTAAAAGAACTTAAAGAAGCTGTTAAATAA
- the LOC103975411 gene encoding 14-3-3-like protein, with product MSPVESPREENVYLAKLAEQAERYEEMVEFMEKVVKTINKEELTVEERNLLSVAYKNVIGARRASWRIISSIEQKEESRGNEDHVALIKEYRGKVEAELSKICDGILKLLDSHLVPSATSAESKVFYLKMKGDYHRYLAEFKTGAERKEAAESTLVAYKSAQDIALAELAPTHPIRLGLALNFSVFYYEILNSPDRACSLAKQAFDEAISELDTLGEESYKDSTLIMQLLRDNLTLWTSDITEDGADEIKETPKKESGEGQ from the exons ATGTCTCCGGTTGAGTCGCCGCGCGAGGAGAATGTGTACCTGGCCAAGCTTGCGGAGCAGGCGGAACGGTACGAGGAGATGGTTGAGTTCATGGAGAAGGTGGTGAAGACGATCAACAAGGAGGAGCTTACCGTGGAGGAGCGCAACCTCCTCTCGGTGGCCTACAAGAACGTGATCGGAGCTCGCCGTGCGTCCTGGCGCATTATCTCCTCTATCGAGCAGAAGGAGGAGAGCCGTGGGAACGAGGATCACGTCGCGTTGATCAAGGAGTACCGTGGCAAGGTTGAGGCCGAACTCAGCAAGATCTGTGACGGGATCCTGAAGTTGCTTGATTCCCACCTTGTCCCCTCTGCAACTTCTGCGGAGTCCAAGGTGTTTTACCTTAAGATGAAGGGTGACTACCACAG GTACCTGGCAGAGTTTAAGACTGGAGCTGAGAGGAAAGAAGCCGCTGAGAGCACACTTGTGGCTTACAAATCTGCACAG GATATTGCTTTAGCTGAATTGGCTCCGACTCATCCAATAAGGCTTGGGTTGGCACTTAATTTCTCTGTGTTCTACTATGAGATTCTTAACTCACCAGATCGAGCTTGCAGCCTTGCAAAGCAG GCTTTTGATGAGGCCATTTCTGAACTGGATACCTTGGGAGAAGAATCATACAAGGACAGCACCTTGATCATGCAGCTTCTCCGAGACAACTTGACATTATGGACCTCTGATATCACG GAGGATGGAGCTGATGAAATCAAGGAAACTCCAAAGAAGGAATCTGGAGAGGGCCAGTGA